The genomic region TATAGAACCGTTATGATAAATCTTTTGTTTGCGAAGTTATTTGGCAATATGATAAATCACAAAATCAACAAGTGGGCGGAAAAAAGTGATAAACGTGCTAAAGGGCAAGCAGGTTTCAGACCTAAGCATTCCACAGTAGATCATGGTATTACTCTAGGCACATCATTGGAAAAGTCTGGGAGCAAAAAGAGGAAGCCTTTTATTGCTTTGTGAATTTCAAAAAATCTTTTGACATGGTCCCTAGGGATAAGCTTTGGCAAAGAATGGAGGAAATAGGGGTTATTATTCATCTTAGCGTTGTTGTTCATAGGCTATATGAGGAGGTTAAAGTCAAAATCCGAACTTCAGCTGGCATCTCCGAAAGTTTTAGGAGCATAATAGGGGTCAAGCAAGGGTGCCCTTTGTCCCCTACTCTCTTTGGCTAACACattgacaaatttgaagaatggttAAACCTTTAGGAAGGGGATGGTGTTCAGCTGGGCAAGTTTGTGATAAGGCTCCTTTTGTATGCAGATGACACTATTTTGATTGCTAGATCTACTCTTGCTTTACAAGAGCACTTACACTCTCTTGAACAGTTTTGTAGAACAGTTGGTATGCAGGTCAACATCAGCAAGACGAAAGTGATGGTTTTTTCTGATAAAAGAAAGTATAGCTAGCATAAGTTCTTCTTTGAAGGTAGTGTTCTTGAAGAAGTGACAGACTACAAGTACCTCGGAATTGACTTCAACAAAAATCTAAGTTGGGAAGGCTGCAGAAAGAAGAGAATGTTGGGATGTTGGAAAGCATTCTATACGTTCCAAAATAGGTGCAAAGAGGCAGAGTTATGGGATTGGAAGACTACCCAAACTCTCTTTGGGCTTTTAGTTCTTCCGGTTGTACTTTATGGTTGTGAAATGTGGGCCAGCAACACCTCTGATGTACAGTGAAAACAAATTGAGCAGATCCAAAAGCATTTGATTACAAACAAGTTCAAACTCAAAAGCTCCCTTCCCTATGATATCATGTTGAGTGAAGTGGGGGCTGCGCCTATAGAGGCAATTGCTTTGACGAGACTCATTTGTTATTTGAAAAGAATTGAGCAAATGGAAGAGGGTCGATGGTCTAAGATCGTCTTCTATGATGCAttatgcaaaagaaagaagacttggatgcaGCAAACTCGCAAATGGTTTAGAAAATGGGATATTTACTTGAACATGTGCCCCACAAATGGTAAGGAGATAAAGGCTTATATTATAGATAAGTTCCACAAGCGCACTTGGTTTAAAGAGCTAGggagaaagaaaaaatattatattgaAGAGCTTAACCCCTCTTACAACCATCTACAAAAAGTGTACATAGGGGCAAATTTATCGTGGAAAGCCAAAATCCTCattgctcaattaagaactaaCTCTCATCAGCTCCCGATGTGAAACTGGACATTGGAAAAGACCTAAAGAATCTTGGGAGGAAAGAGTGCATTTTTTGCACTTCGGGTAAGGTTGAAACAAAAAAACACTTCATTCTAGAATGCGAGGCTTTCAAGGCCAACAGGGACAACTATGAGAACACTCTTATGGTCAGCTCTTGGGACAATTTATTTAGTGAGGGGTTTGTGGGGAAGCTAGGGGTTCTCATCATCACGTTGCACAAGAAAAGGGCTGCAATGTTCTGTCCCATAGGCTATATTTAGCCTCGTGGACGTTAAAATtatttcttctccttcttcttctataTCACTTCCCATCTCTCTTTATATTTCTCTCTCCCACTCTCATTTTATCTTTTATATCTCTTTCTACCCCTTTATCGTCTCTCTCCATATCTCCCTATTGTTttctatctccatcttcatctaCATATCTCTACTTTATTCTCTAACTATTTTCATCGTACTTTAAGAATGCTTTCTTTTGATAGGTTCCTACTCTATAGCGGGTGAAATATTTTAATAAGTTAAGACTACTAATATAAATAGAATATCTTTTTATAATTAAACAAAATGATAACCAGATAAATAAACCTTTTTTGGTCGACAACCAGATATCATAACGTTATTATTATTTGGATAGCTGAAATGTATCATAAGCATCTCATATGAAGAACTAGCAAAAATAAACGCTGTTGGACCTTTATACCCCAAAACctgaaatataatatataattgctTCCTTTTATGGTGCTATTAGTGTGTTTAACAGTTGTGAGCAATCTTGCAGTACCATTTAAAAGAGTTTCTTTCGTGAATATAACGAACTTTTTCTGGTTACCATGATGTGGCTGAAAAGTAACCACGTTGTTACCTTTACTCCTGCAGTGAAGAATTTTACTGCTATTATAAAGATGCAAGACATTTTACGACTGTGAGAGTTAAACAAAAATAGATACTGCCAATTTGGTATAACTGCAGGGGTAAGATGTCATAATGTATCATACAAGTCATTCCCATCACTGATCTGTCTCAGTTCTCTCTCAGAATTTTGATTTGTATTCCCCGACAGAGTCCATCTTTGGATATCTCATATTTCAATACTTATAACTAGATACTTTTTCGGTAATTATAACAAGATACTTCCATAGTATCTTCATGTGTATAATGTTCTATAtgtgtttttccttttctacactCTCACCACGGTAATTTGATTTCTGCAACCTACAAGTACAGATCTTCTTGTGCAGTACTTCACATTCAATTGAATCTACTTGAGCAGAACACGTACAATCTTCTTTTCCTACCAGTCAAGGCCTAAATGCACTTTGGACCTGAAAGTGTGGGCATAAACTAGTTCCAAATTACGCAGATATACATTACAGCATCTGGCAGTTACTAAAAGTATCAAATAGCTCAGGTAGTTCGGTGGTAAAAGTTCTACCAGGATACTCCAGATATTTACAACCTATATACAGTGAACCATGTAAACACAACACTATACCACACACCACACAAGATTAGTGGGCTTTGCACAATTTAGATATGTTATTGATAGATTTTCTAATTAGCGAATGTCGACCACGTCAAACTTAAGTTTTGGGTTGATGAGAACATTAGAGCAGTGATCATATAAGGGACTCCCATCAGCAGGCCCTTCATGAAGGTGAAACCCACGCTGCTGGCATTGCTTTAAAATCGTGATACCCCCTGGATCTGATAAACGGAAAATCCCGTATTTTCTGCATGAAAAGATCAACCAATCAAAAAAACTGGATTCTGCAAATAAGGAAGATTGCTTGATAAATTATGCATATCGATAATCATATACCTTGATGAATCTGTGGGAGACATAACAATAGCTATAGCTTCTGGCAACATAATCTGCAACAAATAAAAGTACTAACCAATCAACATAATCTACTCATGGAATAATTCCATAAACCAACTTGCAAATGCAGTCCTTTTTTAAAGGTAGAGAAGGGGGAAGGGGAATGCATCTTATAAATGAAAAATGAGTAAGTCTGCATCAAACAAGAAAAATAATTACAGGGTGATCTCTCTCTACAAAAGTAAGGAAAGCGAGTATCTCAATTTGTGAGCTAATGAGCCAAGAGTAAACATCTTTACAAATCCATTGTTACTTTTAACAAAGCAAAGCTAGTTCCTGCTTGAAGAGTCTCAACTTCTCCAGGGTGAGATTCTCTTCTATATATTTAAACATCTATGAGTTCTAAAGGTAGATGGGCAATGTGCTCTCCACAAGAAGTTCATTGAGAAGCGAACAGCATGTCAAATGCTTTTGGCTTTGCACCTAATCATCCAAGAGTCTCATAGCCGAGCTTCTTGATAAAGAAACAATGGAATTCCGACTGAGGCCACAATCAAAATGAATTTGCTGCAGAAAAACTCTTAAAGGACGTGATCAACTGTCTCCTCTCTCCCCATAAGAAAATAACGGGCATGTGATACCCACTTTGCCCAACCTTGCTTCACACCTAGTTCTCAATGAAATACGAGCCACCCCAAAACGTTTCTCTTGAAAGATGTATTTGCAAATCAAATAGCTTGGCAACATCCTCCCATTTAACTTCTGGATCCTTGGCTTGCCACTGCTTATTTAAACACAGGCCAGGGTCATGGCATGCCCAATTTGATGATACAAAGCTTTAGACCCATAGTTATAAAAGACAGACTTTCCACTGTTCCACTTCCAATCTCTCCAATAAGGACTCGTTGCAGCTTAGAAAGGCAGTTTCCACAAATTTTAACTGATTTATTCTAAATAACTATATTTAACTACTAACTTAATGGATGTAATCATTAATTCCCTCATGATGACAGGATTCCCAATTCCTACATGACATTTGGAACCTACTTTTGAAAAAATCAGTTGAAGAAGAGCTTGGCTTGCATTGGTAGAGTGCCCCTATGACTAATAAGTTAGGTAGTGGTTTGCCCCTCCATCGGTGCAAGTTCAAACATTAGGCAAAGTATTTTTGCCCATTGGTTGTTGACAATATAATGGATACCAAAGTAGTTGGAAGATCTACATGAAAGGCATTATGCCCAACTGCTTGGAAGATGGTGTGTGGCTTGTACTTGATGGGTGTATCAGATTATCTTTTTTGTGAAACCTTGTTCATAAAGCCACATGCAATCACCTAATTGGAATGAATGAGGTACTTAGTGTCACTCATGAAGTGCCTTGAATCTGGCTTAATTTAACCAAAGAATGTCCTTAACTTTTGTGTCAGGCTGTGGAAAATTTTGCACAAGTTGAGAAGTTTTCTCTTGTTCCTTTTGTTTGTCTTTCATATTTACAACTAGACAATCAACCTGAATCTCACAAGGCAATAAATTTTGAAACCCATAAACTTTGAAAGGAGAATGGCTTGAAGAAAGATTGATAGATCAGTTGTAGCTATGCTAAATGACATGTGTATTGTTGTTGAACTGCTTTGCTATTGAAGAAGCTGTCGTGTTCGTTTGGTTGGTCCAACGTATTAGTAGCTAAAAGAGCAATATGAATCTCACAAGGTGCCAAATTTTGAAATCCATGAATTTTGA from Cryptomeria japonica chromosome 3, Sugi_1.0, whole genome shotgun sequence harbors:
- the LOC131032461 gene encoding uncharacterized protein LOC131032461, encoding MGIKKLGAGKAKDLVELQAKYLKWGTDIFAPHIAKKFNSIIQQRFPYDWTTSLAIPLFKSGDVNNPSNYRTVMINLLFAKLFGNMINHKINKWAEKSDKRAKGQAGFRPKHSTVDHGITLGTSLEKSGSKKRKPFIAL